One genomic region from Glaciimonas sp. PAMC28666 encodes:
- a CDS encoding tail protein X, which yields MLVRAQQYDTLDLLCWRHLGASASVVEAALELNPGLAESGPFIPHGQLVTLPAPSATPATRQTINLWD from the coding sequence ATGCTCGTACGCGCCCAACAATACGACACGCTGGACCTGCTCTGCTGGCGACATCTGGGCGCGAGCGCCAGCGTGGTCGAAGCCGCGCTGGAACTCAATCCCGGTCTGGCCGAAAGTGGCCCGTTTATTCCCCACGGCCAGCTGGTGACGTTACCCGCGCCATCTGCCACGCCCGCCACACGCCAGACCATCAATCTCTGGGATTAA
- a CDS encoding phage portal protein: MSRRQQRGQRANHAIQTALAATVPGGGHGVEAFTFGDPTPVLDHSEVLDSFECWLNGKWYEPPVSFPGLAKSFNASVHHSSALYFKTNILTSTFVPNKYLSRDVFKRFALDFLTFGNAYLEERTSRTGLTLQFNHALAKYVRRGRDLDLYYFINSLQEEHVFEKGSIFHLMDPDINQEVYGVPQYLSALQSAWLNEAATLFRRKYYKNGSHAGFIFYMTDPGVNNEDVLNMRKAMHNSKGPGNFRNLFLYSPSGKKDGIQILPVSDVAAKDEFFNVKGVTRDDVLAAHRVPPQLLGIMPNSTGGFGAVEPAARVFARNELVPLQAQFMALNEWLGHEVVKFEEYTLVTGEKADDEKEKS; this comes from the coding sequence ATGAGTAGACGACAGCAACGTGGCCAGCGTGCCAACCATGCCATACAAACGGCGCTGGCCGCGACGGTACCGGGCGGCGGCCACGGTGTCGAAGCCTTTACCTTCGGCGACCCGACACCGGTTCTTGACCATAGCGAAGTGCTGGATAGCTTTGAATGCTGGTTGAACGGTAAGTGGTACGAGCCGCCAGTGAGTTTTCCAGGGTTGGCTAAATCGTTCAATGCCAGCGTGCATCACAGCAGCGCCCTCTACTTTAAAACCAATATTTTGACATCGACCTTCGTGCCGAATAAATATCTGTCGCGGGACGTGTTCAAGCGTTTTGCGTTAGATTTTTTGACCTTCGGAAATGCCTACCTGGAGGAGCGCACCAGTCGCACCGGCTTGACTCTGCAATTCAACCACGCGTTGGCGAAATACGTCCGACGCGGTCGGGACCTAGACCTGTATTACTTCATCAATAGCCTGCAGGAGGAACACGTTTTTGAGAAGGGGTCGATCTTTCATTTAATGGATCCTGATATCAATCAGGAGGTCTATGGCGTGCCCCAATATCTAAGCGCGTTGCAGTCGGCATGGCTCAACGAAGCAGCGACTTTGTTCCGGCGCAAGTATTACAAAAACGGCTCCCATGCTGGCTTCATCTTTTACATGACAGATCCAGGCGTTAACAACGAGGATGTTCTTAACATGCGAAAGGCGATGCACAACAGCAAAGGCCCCGGTAATTTTCGCAACCTGTTTCTGTATTCCCCAAGCGGGAAGAAAGACGGGATCCAGATATTGCCCGTCTCCGACGTGGCGGCCAAGGATGAATTTTTCAACGTGAAGGGCGTGACGCGAGATGACGTGCTGGCCGCGCACCGGGTACCGCCGCAATTATTGGGGATTATGCCGAACAGTACCGGTGGATTCGGTGCGGTGGAACCTGCGGCGCGAGTCTTTGCGCGCAATGAGTTGGTGCCGCTGCAGGCTCAGTTCATGGCGCTGAATGAGTGGCTGGGCCACGAGGTGGTGAAGTTTGAAGAGTACACCCTGGTAACGGGCGAGAAGGCTGACGACGAGAAGGAAAAATCATGA
- a CDS encoding SOS response-associated peptidase: protein MCGRITQTRTAESYAKEMGWTDAQYRQQDWQPNWNVPPGSEPLLMHQFGGVRAVDSVPWGFRPKWAVDRKLPMMINARLEKAATGPAFRAMFRTGRAIVPADGWFEWTGEKGHKQPWYIKLKSGGPMFFAAMTDFRPDRELQEGSGFVIVTAAAEGGLVDVHDRRPVVLSAEDALAWMDNGLSPEQAEQIARQMALGPDCFEWFMVSTEVNRAGRSEPFMVEAVEEKR from the coding sequence ATGTGTGGACGCATTACTCAAACCAGAACCGCCGAATCCTACGCCAAAGAAATGGGCTGGACGGATGCGCAATACCGCCAACAGGATTGGCAACCAAACTGGAATGTCCCACCCGGTAGCGAGCCTCTATTGATGCACCAATTCGGCGGGGTGAGGGCCGTCGATTCAGTGCCGTGGGGCTTTCGTCCAAAGTGGGCGGTCGATAGAAAATTACCGATGATGATCAATGCGCGGCTAGAGAAGGCCGCGACCGGCCCCGCATTTCGGGCGATGTTCCGGACTGGACGCGCTATTGTTCCTGCTGATGGATGGTTTGAATGGACCGGGGAAAAGGGGCATAAACAGCCCTGGTATATCAAACTGAAAAGCGGTGGCCCGATGTTCTTTGCCGCAATGACGGATTTTAGGCCGGACAGAGAATTACAAGAAGGTTCCGGCTTCGTCATTGTGACCGCTGCGGCTGAGGGCGGTCTGGTGGATGTGCATGACCGGCGACCGGTTGTGCTGTCGGCTGAGGATGCGTTGGCATGGATGGATAATGGTTTGTCGCCGGAGCAGGCTGAACAGATTGCCCGTCAGATGGCGCTGGGGCCGGATTGCTTTGAGTGGTTTATGGTGTCGACTGAGGTTAATCGGGCGGGGAGGAGTGAGCCGTTTATGGTTGAGGCTGTTGAGGAAAAACGCTAG
- a CDS encoding phage holin family protein: MMNASDAINATTTIFTAIELFSYSATCAQLLCYRRGVSNYRVHISLLAWVMIVFSGTSALEILLGYGHTSFGQAGLALTWSALVFRAQGNVSHILRGNQ, encoded by the coding sequence ATGATGAACGCTAGCGACGCAATAAACGCCACCACCACGATCTTCACGGCCATCGAACTGTTCAGCTATAGCGCCACCTGCGCCCAGCTGCTGTGCTATCGACGCGGGGTGTCCAACTACCGTGTCCATATCTCGCTCCTTGCGTGGGTGATGATCGTTTTTAGCGGCACCTCTGCGTTGGAGATCCTGCTCGGCTATGGTCACACGTCGTTTGGTCAGGCCGGTCTCGCGCTCACCTGGTCGGCTCTGGTGTTTCGCGCCCAGGGCAACGTCTCCCACATCCTCCGAGGAAATCAATGA
- a CDS encoding putative holin: MADASTTTLLLTTGTGIGLSSLVPGIDGNALIGAFAGAALVAISSKSLPLVQRLAYLMISLVIGYLAAPEVIRHTPLEQSGVAAFFASAGVIALTLHGIDLIKTIALPNWLRKGKGNDER, from the coding sequence ATGGCCGACGCCAGCACCACCACCTTATTGCTCACCACCGGCACCGGCATCGGCCTATCGTCGCTGGTGCCAGGAATAGACGGCAACGCCCTAATCGGGGCCTTTGCAGGTGCCGCATTGGTCGCCATTTCCAGCAAGAGTCTGCCGCTCGTGCAACGACTGGCCTACTTGATGATTTCATTAGTCATCGGCTATCTGGCCGCGCCGGAAGTCATCCGCCACACACCGCTCGAACAATCCGGCGTCGCCGCCTTCTTCGCGTCCGCAGGCGTGATCGCCCTGACGCTACACGGTATCGATTTGATTAAAACAATTGCGCTGCCAAACTGGCTGCGCAAAGGAAAAGGCAATGATGAACGCTAG
- the gpM gene encoding phage terminase small subunit yields MRHLSPALRHQARVLAEQAAASAAPGARTSGSQYELQLYQLAEHKRSLKSIQSIKAKIGLKAKLLPDYQEWIDGVLAAGNGGQDDVLTTILVWTIDVGDFDRAIDIARYAVTHKMTLPDQYSRDIPTMLLDEFSGAYLSGPLADDPKHAVLILGAVGEMTQNSDVPDQARAKLHKALGYALLEVANGGADDKQDFTRTKLPMAQAAYNNLKRAVALFEGVGVKKDIERLERRLKKATVVAAI; encoded by the coding sequence ATGAGACACCTTTCCCCTGCTCTGCGTCATCAGGCACGCGTATTGGCCGAGCAAGCGGCGGCCAGTGCCGCGCCCGGCGCACGCACATCCGGATCGCAATATGAATTGCAACTTTACCAACTGGCCGAGCATAAGCGTTCCTTAAAATCGATCCAGTCAATCAAAGCAAAGATCGGCCTCAAAGCAAAATTGTTGCCGGACTATCAAGAATGGATAGATGGCGTCCTCGCTGCTGGAAACGGCGGTCAGGATGACGTTCTGACCACCATACTGGTCTGGACTATCGATGTAGGTGACTTTGATCGTGCCATTGACATCGCCCGCTATGCCGTCACACACAAGATGACCTTGCCCGACCAATACAGCCGCGATATCCCAACCATGTTGCTGGATGAATTTTCCGGTGCCTATCTGAGCGGCCCGCTGGCGGACGATCCTAAACACGCAGTGTTGATTCTGGGTGCAGTCGGTGAAATGACGCAGAACAGCGATGTGCCGGACCAAGCACGGGCCAAACTACACAAGGCACTTGGCTATGCCCTGCTTGAGGTCGCGAACGGCGGCGCGGATGACAAACAAGACTTTACTCGCACCAAACTTCCCATGGCGCAAGCTGCCTATAACAATCTGAAACGCGCTGTTGCCTTGTTCGAAGGTGTCGGGGTAAAAAAAGATATTGAAAGACTTGAACGACGCCTGAAAAAGGCAACCGTAGTAGCAGCTATCTAG
- a CDS encoding head completion/stabilization protein — translation MSFMAITQVTSHQADDFTTVENDGWFPPIDLPHMRNAMRLDGTVTGPRLTQAVIDAILHVNEELSAWKQMQVVAGYLALVDIPASQVNRESKLMIYYRRAVYSTAKADLLEKYRDYDSTASSMADKKSMAYLDEAPGEQRRNAHWAIANLVGRPQLTVELI, via the coding sequence ATGAGCTTTATGGCTATCACCCAAGTAACATCGCACCAAGCGGATGATTTCACAACGGTGGAAAACGATGGCTGGTTTCCTCCCATCGACTTACCGCATATGCGAAATGCCATGCGTCTGGATGGTACGGTTACCGGCCCGCGCTTAACGCAAGCGGTCATCGACGCCATCCTCCACGTCAATGAAGAACTCTCGGCATGGAAGCAAATGCAAGTCGTGGCTGGGTACCTGGCATTGGTAGATATTCCCGCAAGCCAGGTTAATCGCGAAAGCAAACTAATGATCTATTACCGACGCGCAGTCTACAGCACCGCCAAAGCCGACCTGCTGGAAAAGTACCGCGACTACGACAGCACCGCATCGTCTATGGCTGATAAAAAATCTATGGCCTATCTAGATGAAGCACCCGGCGAACAGCGCCGCAATGCGCATTGGGCGATTGCCAATTTGGTGGGCCGTCCGCAGCTGACGGTTGAATTGATTTAA
- a CDS encoding Y-family DNA polymerase: protein MGGTPPQLFALVDVNNFYVSCERVFNPRLEGKPVVVLSNNDGCAVARSNEVKALGVKMAAPWFQLQDLARKHGIIALSSNYTLYADMSNRVMTILREYSPEVEVYSIDESFLSLNGMAGHWPTLTDMGQAIRHHVKQWTGLPVCVGIGHSKTLAKMANHIAKKQASFNSVCDLACMHSDDIDEVLSHIDVGEVWGVGRKISDRLRNMHIDTVQKLRVSPPKALREQFGVVMERTCNELRGISCIALEEVSPPRKQIVSSRSFGTAIMTIKELDEAVSMYMARASEKLRRQKSVCGAIHVFVETDRFRLDDPQYNNGITISLQEPSDDVRTLTGLALHGLKHIFREGFKYKKAGVMLMDIYSGSIQQGALFDAGPKAKHSPAVMFALDALNAQYGRDTVQVGSAGGLGRWAARFDNKTPQYTTDWNQLPKLKR, encoded by the coding sequence ATGGGCGGCACACCTCCCCAGTTATTTGCCCTGGTCGATGTCAACAATTTCTATGTAAGTTGTGAGCGCGTTTTTAATCCGCGGTTGGAAGGAAAGCCAGTCGTTGTCTTGTCGAATAACGACGGCTGTGCAGTGGCACGGTCCAATGAAGTGAAGGCACTGGGCGTCAAGATGGCCGCGCCGTGGTTTCAGTTGCAGGATCTGGCGCGCAAGCACGGCATCATTGCGCTGTCGTCAAACTACACGCTGTATGCCGATATGAGCAACCGCGTCATGACGATCTTGCGCGAGTACAGTCCCGAGGTAGAGGTCTATTCGATTGATGAATCATTTCTCAGCCTGAACGGCATGGCTGGACATTGGCCGACATTGACTGACATGGGGCAAGCCATCCGGCATCACGTCAAACAATGGACAGGCCTACCGGTATGCGTCGGGATCGGGCATTCCAAAACGCTGGCCAAGATGGCTAACCACATAGCCAAGAAGCAAGCATCTTTTAATAGCGTATGCGACCTCGCCTGTATGCACAGCGATGATATTGATGAAGTCCTGAGTCACATTGACGTCGGTGAAGTCTGGGGGGTCGGGCGCAAGATCAGCGACCGGCTGCGCAATATGCACATCGATACGGTCCAGAAGTTAAGAGTCAGTCCTCCGAAAGCGCTGCGCGAACAATTTGGCGTCGTCATGGAGCGTACCTGCAATGAGTTGCGCGGCATATCTTGCATAGCATTAGAAGAGGTTTCGCCACCAAGGAAGCAGATTGTCTCGTCCCGGTCTTTTGGCACAGCAATAATGACGATCAAAGAATTGGACGAAGCCGTGTCGATGTACATGGCACGCGCATCAGAAAAATTACGTCGACAAAAGTCTGTCTGTGGTGCGATTCACGTGTTCGTGGAAACAGACCGCTTTCGATTAGATGATCCTCAGTATAACAACGGCATCACCATATCGTTACAGGAACCATCAGACGACGTGCGCACGTTAACTGGTCTAGCACTCCACGGATTGAAACACATATTCCGCGAGGGTTTTAAGTATAAAAAAGCGGGTGTGATGCTGATGGACATCTATTCCGGATCAATCCAACAAGGGGCCTTATTTGATGCTGGACCTAAAGCCAAGCATTCGCCCGCTGTCATGTTCGCGCTTGATGCGCTGAACGCACAATACGGGCGAGATACGGTACAAGTTGGCTCTGCCGGGGGATTGGGACGCTGGGCAGCGCGCTTCGATAACAAAACACCCCAATATACGACCGATTGGAACCAGCTTCCAAAACTGAAGCGTTGA
- a CDS encoding translesion error-prone DNA polymerase V autoproteolytic subunit, with product MAPVASSLPLFLIKVPAGFPSPAADYVEETLDLNTYLVKHKAASFYFTVEGDSMTGAGILAGDRVLVDRSIEPKHGHIVVAVISNEFTLKRLYRWRGVVELRPENSAYKVIRITEDDDLQIWGVVAGVVRKFAV from the coding sequence TTGGCTCCTGTCGCCTCCTCTCTGCCTTTGTTTCTCATCAAGGTACCGGCTGGCTTCCCCTCGCCCGCTGCTGACTACGTTGAAGAAACGCTGGACCTCAACACTTACCTTGTAAAGCATAAGGCTGCATCGTTTTACTTTACGGTTGAGGGTGACAGTATGACCGGCGCTGGCATCCTCGCGGGAGACCGGGTGCTGGTTGATCGTTCCATTGAACCCAAGCACGGTCATATCGTCGTCGCCGTGATCAGCAATGAATTCACGTTGAAGCGGCTTTATCGATGGCGCGGCGTTGTGGAATTACGGCCTGAGAATTCGGCTTACAAAGTTATCCGGATAACGGAGGACGATGACTTGCAAATTTGGGGCGTGGTGGCCGGTGTAGTGCGGAAGTTTGCCGTCTGA
- a CDS encoding phage major capsid protein, P2 family: MKKETRIVFDKYAQRLAQLNDTGSVAQTFNVDPSIQQKLETKMQESSEFLGKINIIGVTELEGEKLGLGISGPIAGRTNTDKADRKTRDMATLDSQRYRCEKTNFDTHIKYQTLDAWAKFPDFQRRIANTILTRQSLDRMMIGFHGTSVAADTDIDAHPLLEDVNIGWLEQMRRQAPQRVMNKGKASGPLLIGSNADLQGDYANLDAAVYDAINLLDPWFQKDNGLVAIVGRALLHDKYFPLINTKQAPSETLAADIVISQKRIGSLQAVSVPYFPDNAILITRFDNLSLYWQEGGRRRRVVDEAKRDRIENYESSNDSYVVEDFGLGALLENIELVPDVPAPKV, encoded by the coding sequence ATGAAAAAAGAAACCCGAATCGTCTTTGACAAATATGCACAGCGTCTGGCCCAACTTAATGACACCGGCAGCGTAGCCCAAACCTTTAATGTCGATCCCAGCATTCAGCAAAAGCTGGAAACCAAGATGCAGGAGTCGAGTGAATTTCTCGGCAAGATCAACATCATTGGCGTCACTGAATTGGAAGGCGAAAAGCTCGGCCTTGGCATCTCCGGCCCCATTGCCGGTCGCACCAATACCGACAAGGCTGATCGCAAAACCCGCGATATGGCCACGCTCGACAGTCAGCGCTATCGCTGCGAAAAGACCAACTTCGATACCCATATCAAATATCAGACCTTGGATGCATGGGCCAAATTTCCAGATTTCCAGCGACGCATTGCCAATACCATTCTGACCCGTCAATCGCTGGACCGCATGATGATCGGCTTCCACGGGACTAGTGTCGCCGCCGATACGGATATCGACGCCCATCCGCTGCTTGAGGACGTCAACATAGGTTGGCTGGAGCAGATGCGTCGACAAGCACCGCAACGGGTGATGAATAAAGGAAAAGCGTCAGGCCCACTATTAATCGGCAGCAATGCCGATCTTCAAGGCGATTATGCCAACCTGGACGCCGCCGTGTATGACGCCATCAACCTGCTTGACCCATGGTTTCAAAAGGATAATGGCTTGGTTGCTATCGTTGGCCGCGCACTGCTACATGACAAATACTTTCCGCTCATCAACACCAAACAAGCGCCGAGCGAGACACTGGCTGCAGACATTGTCATCAGCCAGAAACGCATCGGCAGCCTACAAGCCGTGAGCGTGCCGTATTTTCCCGACAACGCGATATTAATCACGCGTTTTGACAACCTATCGCTCTACTGGCAAGAAGGTGGCCGTCGTCGTCGGGTCGTCGATGAAGCCAAGCGTGACCGCATCGAAAATTACGAATCCTCCAACGATTCCTATGTAGTCGAAGACTTCGGTCTCGGTGCCTTGCTAGAAAATATCGAACTGGTACCGGATGTGCCAGCGCCGAAGGTGTAA
- a CDS encoding D-Ala-D-Ala carboxypeptidase family metallohydrolase gives MITLTQHFTLQEFIYSNTARILGINNAPTPIIIGNLRRLARFDELVRLELGGVGMTISSGYRCPALNRAVGGAHNSSHLTGLANDFIAPAFGTPMAICRKLDQSYLQFDQLIYERTGSAVWVHLSIAAEDTKPRRQVLTIDRQGTRVGLWS, from the coding sequence ATGATTACGCTCACGCAACACTTTACGCTCCAGGAATTCATCTACAGCAACACCGCCCGCATACTCGGCATCAACAATGCGCCCACGCCGATCATTATCGGCAACCTGCGCCGCCTCGCACGCTTTGATGAACTGGTCCGGCTCGAGCTGGGCGGTGTCGGCATGACGATTTCCAGTGGTTATCGTTGCCCGGCCTTGAACCGTGCGGTCGGCGGCGCTCACAACAGTAGTCACCTCACGGGATTAGCGAACGACTTTATCGCCCCCGCATTTGGCACGCCGATGGCGATCTGCCGAAAGCTAGATCAGTCCTATCTTCAGTTTGACCAGTTGATCTATGAACGCACCGGATCGGCTGTGTGGGTCCATCTAAGCATCGCCGCTGAAGATACAAAACCGCGCCGCCAGGTATTAACGATTGATCGGCAAGGTACGCGGGTCGGTCTATGGTCCTGA
- a CDS encoding terminase ATPase subunit family protein, with translation MPELLNPPLIAESSMPEISAEIDPRRVAKHLYWSGWRVTSIAKHLQQKRTTIESWKQRDEWDKATPLEKIESSLEARLVQLIGKDTKSGGDFKEIDLLMRQVVQTARVRRYEAPGGNEVDLNPKLANRNAGPKKKPTRNEFSDEQRTQLLDAFQDSLFDYQKVWHRNSNQRTRVILKSRQIGATWYFAREALADALETGRNQIFLSASKSQAHVFKQYIIQFAKDAAGVDLSGDPIVLPNGAHLYFLGTNARTAQGYHGNFYFDEFFWTHNFAELNKVASGMALHKQWRKTYFSTPSAITHQAYPFWTGELFNKRRAKADQLSIDISHKRLASGFTGEDKIWRQIVTILDAERGGCNLFDIDELRNFEYSPDQFDNLLMCNFIDDTQSVFPLVALQRCMIDSWVNWDDYKPFTARPFGNRAVWIGYDPSLNGDSAGCAVIASPLVAGGKFRVLERYQWRGIDFDAQAKAIKEITERFNVEYIGIDTTGMGIGVFPLVKQFFPMVTAINYSPEVKTRMVLKAQNIINKGRLEFDAGWTDIAQSFMTIRKILTPSGRQVTYDAGRTAETGHADLAWACMHALDNEPFEGIHQSTPSFMEMFTS, from the coding sequence ATGCCTGAATTGCTGAACCCCCCGCTTATTGCAGAATCGTCGATGCCGGAGATCTCTGCCGAGATTGATCCGCGCCGCGTTGCCAAGCATTTGTATTGGAGCGGGTGGCGGGTGACGTCCATTGCGAAGCATCTGCAGCAAAAGCGGACCACCATAGAAAGCTGGAAGCAGCGCGATGAATGGGACAAAGCCACGCCGCTTGAAAAGATCGAATCATCTCTGGAAGCGCGCTTGGTGCAATTGATCGGGAAGGATACCAAGAGCGGAGGCGACTTTAAGGAGATTGATCTACTGATGCGCCAAGTGGTCCAGACCGCCCGCGTGCGGCGCTACGAGGCACCGGGTGGCAACGAAGTGGATCTGAATCCGAAGCTGGCCAACCGCAATGCAGGACCGAAGAAAAAGCCAACCCGGAACGAATTTAGCGATGAACAACGCACGCAATTATTGGATGCGTTTCAGGATTCTTTGTTCGACTATCAAAAGGTGTGGCATCGCAATAGTAACCAGCGCACACGCGTGATTTTGAAGTCGCGTCAGATTGGTGCGACCTGGTACTTTGCGCGGGAAGCCTTGGCAGACGCGCTTGAGACTGGGCGTAATCAAATCTTTTTGTCAGCGTCCAAATCGCAAGCGCATGTTTTCAAGCAGTACATTATTCAGTTCGCCAAGGACGCGGCGGGCGTGGATCTGAGTGGCGATCCGATTGTTTTACCAAACGGGGCCCACTTATATTTTCTTGGAACCAACGCAAGAACCGCGCAAGGCTATCACGGTAATTTTTACTTTGATGAATTTTTCTGGACGCATAATTTTGCCGAATTAAACAAGGTCGCTTCCGGCATGGCGTTGCATAAGCAGTGGCGCAAGACCTATTTTTCAACACCATCCGCGATCACGCATCAGGCTTATCCGTTTTGGACTGGCGAGCTATTCAATAAACGTCGGGCGAAGGCCGATCAACTGAGTATCGATATCAGTCATAAGCGATTGGCATCGGGCTTCACAGGCGAAGACAAAATCTGGCGTCAGATTGTCACGATTTTGGATGCCGAACGGGGCGGCTGCAATCTGTTTGATATCGACGAGCTGCGCAATTTTGAGTACAGCCCGGATCAGTTCGACAACCTGCTGATGTGTAACTTCATCGACGATACGCAGTCGGTGTTTCCGCTGGTGGCATTGCAGCGCTGCATGATCGATTCGTGGGTCAACTGGGACGATTACAAACCATTTACCGCACGTCCGTTTGGCAACCGCGCAGTGTGGATCGGGTACGACCCGTCCTTAAACGGCGATAGCGCTGGTTGCGCGGTCATTGCGTCGCCGCTGGTCGCAGGTGGCAAGTTCCGCGTCCTGGAGCGTTACCAATGGCGTGGGATCGATTTTGACGCGCAGGCGAAGGCCATCAAGGAAATTACTGAACGGTTCAATGTGGAGTACATCGGCATCGACACCACCGGCATGGGGATCGGCGTCTTTCCATTGGTCAAACAGTTCTTTCCGATGGTGACGGCGATCAACTATTCGCCGGAAGTAAAAACGCGGATGGTACTGAAGGCGCAAAACATCATCAATAAAGGGCGGTTGGAATTCGATGCAGGCTGGACCGACATCGCGCAATCTTTCATGACCATCCGCAAGATACTGACCCCTAGCGGTCGGCAAGTCACCTACGACGCAGGACGCACCGCAGAGACCGGTCACGCCGATCTTGCGTGGGCCTGCATGCACGCTCTCGACAATGAACCGTTCGAAGGCATACACCAAAGCACTCCCTCTTTTATGGAAATGTTCACCTCATGA
- a CDS encoding GPO family capsid scaffolding protein codes for MTDKQKSKFFRVALEGATTDGRVIDRAFIEQMAARFNPATYGARVWLEHRRGLLPDGPYKAYGDVLAVKAEEVVLDGIKKLALYAQVSPTPDLIAMNKARQKIYTSIEINPSFADTDQAYLVGLAVTDSPASLGTEILTFAAQNPAFSPFSSRKQDPNNLFSVAVETELEFEDDLPTQPEGIKLTDAVKNILKRFTTKTTSDSLQFADITEAVALLATNVNDNAEQFANSQERINVLEAALAASNEAFATFKQAIDATDGNPTQRPAATGGIGAQQTDY; via the coding sequence ATGACAGATAAACAAAAATCAAAATTTTTCCGCGTGGCATTGGAAGGGGCGACTACCGATGGCCGCGTCATTGATCGCGCCTTCATTGAGCAAATGGCGGCGCGTTTTAATCCTGCGACCTACGGGGCACGTGTCTGGCTGGAACATCGGCGTGGCTTGCTACCCGATGGCCCTTATAAAGCCTATGGAGATGTACTCGCCGTCAAGGCAGAGGAAGTGGTTTTGGATGGTATCAAGAAGTTGGCTTTGTATGCTCAAGTGTCACCAACACCAGATCTGATAGCAATGAACAAAGCACGACAAAAGATCTACACCAGTATTGAAATAAATCCCAGTTTTGCAGACACCGATCAAGCCTATTTGGTCGGCTTGGCCGTTACCGATAGCCCGGCCAGCCTCGGCACCGAAATCTTAACTTTCGCAGCCCAAAACCCCGCTTTTAGTCCATTTTCCAGTCGCAAGCAAGACCCCAACAACCTTTTTTCCGTTGCGGTAGAAACCGAACTGGAATTTGAAGATGACCTGCCAACGCAACCCGAAGGAATCAAATTGACCGATGCAGTTAAAAACATCCTTAAGCGGTTCACTACCAAAACCACCAGCGACAGTTTGCAGTTTGCCGACATCACTGAAGCCGTCGCCCTGCTCGCCACAAACGTGAACGATAACGCGGAACAATTTGCGAACAGTCAAGAGCGTATTAACGTCCTGGAAGCCGCATTAGCTGCATCCAATGAAGCCTTCGCTACTTTCAAGCAAGCAATCGATGCCACAGACGGCAATCCAACACAACGACCAGCGGCAACCGGTGGCATCGGTGCACAGCAAACCGACTATTAA